The Canis lupus baileyi chromosome 26, mCanLup2.hap1, whole genome shotgun sequence DNA window aaggcaggcgctaaaccactgagccacccagggatcccctattattttcttaattaattaaaaaaatagctaaacaTTTGATCCAGCTGGGATTCTTTTTTCAAGGATGGGGGGTAAGAAGTAAAACAGAGATCCAGCTTTTTGCCCAAATGACTACCCTAGTAAGTCTTATTTTCTGGTTCTATGCAGGAAAACTACATATTTGTAAATGTATAACTGGACATCTGGCTGAACtctcattattttaatagcttttcaGATGATAAAAGTAACCATCTTCAGCAAATCCACCTCCTCCCtttcattatttacttattcctccTTATTAGAAATATCATTTATTGCCTCCTCTATAtccttgtttattttactttacttcctGTCATCAAGGCCTAGAGCACTGAGTCACTGCCCTACCATGGACTGTGCTGTTGTCCCTTCCTTCCCGCATGTCTGGGGCTGTGGGGGAATGTTATTCAGAATACAGACATCCATTCAACTCCACTGAGGACTGCAGTATCTATCAACATGACTATCCGTGTATAGATGTCTATCAATGACGATATGAAATGACTTAATTTATACTTTCAGCATCAAATCCCATATTGAGAGCTCTttgttctctctcccctctctcccctccctccccttccctctacccctcccctctcttcttccccctctcattttctctctccgtctgtccctccctccatctctttgcatttctctggAAGACAAGTCTActcttaacctttcttttttttttaatttttatttatttatgatagtcacagagagagagagaggcagagacacaggcagagggagaagcaggctccatgcaccgggagcccgacatgggattcgatcccgggtctccaggatcacgccctgggccaaacgcaggcgctaaaccgctgtgccacccagggatcccactcttaACCTTTCAGTGCCTCTTTATGGTGTATTTCAACAGCTAATCCTAACTGATTTTGGTTTTAGATCAAATCCCATTTGGGGTAGGACCTGGATTTCTGAATTAGGACATTAAGAGTAAAGGAGATAAATGTACTCATTAGCTTTTGGCTACTATAACCAGTCCCTCTATATCTTTGAATGTCTACCTCTGTACACTTGGCCACTGTTTTGCTGTATATAAAATGAGTAGTTTAAACAAGAGAGAAGCTCATTTACTATGTCAACAACACCGAACAAACAAGAGTTCAGTGCCAGGCAGAACTGGACCAGTACAGCAGCTCTGTGCCACAAAGCCAATCTCCCTAATCTCCCTCTAGCCCCCACACCATCCCTCTTAGCACAAAACAACCACCAGAGTTCCGGCCATCACACCTGAGTTCCAGACAGCAGGAtggaggaagggcaggaaggTCCACTCCCTCACCTTTAAGACTTCACAACCTCCTTGGCCTACCTTGATCGGATGGCCATGCCCCACTGCAAGGGAGGCCAGGAAATGGACTCATAAAGCTTGGTGGCCATTTGCCCAGCCCAAAATCTGGTCTCTGTGACAactaaggaagaagggaagagtgaGTAATGGGAAGCAGCTAGCAGCCTCTGCCTTGGAATATCATTCAACCTCTACCTTCTCGTCCTTCCTTATCATGTCACCAGAATGCTGCCTGAGCAGGTTCAGGGCAGCTCTTTTTTTAGTGGGATTTTATCTGTTCTGTACCACATCCTGGTCTCAGGTGGGAGTGAGCAGCCGAGGAGCTGCGCATGGCGCACAACTGGCCTGAGCTAAAGGTCCTCTCCACATGCCAACTGCCTGGAGCTTCCTTCCGTGGGTTCTCTCGGCTTGCCCAGAGCCACACCTGTCCCCGGCCATTAGGCAGGCAGGCCTCACAGCTGAGAGACCAGAGCTTAAGCCACCTGCCTAAGGTCTCTAGACAGAAGGTGGTGCAGCAGGGCAGAAAGCAGGTCAGACCTCACTCTGCTcaatggagggaggaagaagggagttCTTCTGGGGCTGAGAGTCAGTTCTGTGTGTGGGAACCAGGGAAGGAGCCTCTGAGGTGTGGGGACTTTCCCAGGTGAGGCGTAGCCACAGGGACGCTGCCGCAGcttctaaaagagaaagaagttagACGGCCATGTGAACTGGGCAAGACTGAGAGATCAGACcgcggggtggaggtgggggctcAGGAGGCCACCTGCCACAAGAGGACCTGCTCCAAATCCCGCCTCCCCAGGCTCGCCCtatttcccatctgtaaaaatgAGGTAATTGGCCTCATCAACATTTCTCTCCAAAATGGTTCTTCTATCACAGTGAGTCCAAAATGGTGCTTAtatcaccactgagccacccaggtgcccccccccaccaaaaaacaTTAACTCTTTAACATATTTGCATCTCACTACAAACCATAAAGTCAAGACTCCTCTCATCctctatttgcagatgaggaaaatgaggcacagagaggcaaagtcacttgcccaaggtcaccctgcttagcaagtggcagagctgggtacaaacccagatctttttttttttttattcatgatagacacagagagagagagagagagagaggcagacacagaggaggaaggagaagcaggctccacaccaggagcccgacgtgggattcgatcccaggactccaggatcgcgccctgggccaaaggcaggcgctaaaccactgagccacccagggatccccaaacccaGACCTTTTTGTATGTTTAAAGCTTATGTGTTGGGaggcccgagtggctcagtggttgagcatctgcctttggctcgggcgtgatcccagggtctggggattgagtcccacaccgggttccctgcatggagcctgcttctccctctgcctgtgtctctgcctctctctctctctgtgtctctcatgaataaataattaaaatcttaaaaaaataaaaggcttatttGTACCTTTGAATCTGAACTGTGCACATCCTTTGCCCACTCTTCTATTCGGTCTTCTTGTTCTGAATTTCTACAAATCCTTTACGTAAGAAGAAAATGACCCCTTTGTCTCTGATttacattgcaaatattttcccccagatTGTCATCTTTTGATCTCAACTGTtggtatttctcctttttttttttttttttttggaagaaggtGCTTTGTTATTTGATTACTTTTGTGTGTTTTCATATTTATGCGGTTAAATGTGTCAGACTTTTCTTTGGTGGTCTCTGGAATTACAAGCCATGGTTAGGAAAACTTTCCCCTCTGGAAGAGTTAGTCATAAAAGAGTTTGTCTGTGTTTTCCTATAATAAAAAGCCAGTTTGCTCATGAGAAGGGGAAAGATCAGGGAAAACCTGGGCACCACAGCATAGTCTTTTGACAGATGGTGACCGTGACATTGCTCACCTGGTATTTTTCTCCATCGGCCCCACTGCAGGTTGATCTGAGAGGTAGAGGCCTTCGGCGCAGGGCAGACGTCACCATGGCCTTCCTGATACACCTGCTGGTCTGCACCTTTGGGATGGGCTCCTGGGTTGCCATCAATGGGATCTGGGTAGAGCTGCCCCTGCTGGTGACGGAGCTGCCCGAGGGGTGGTATCTTCCCTCCTACCTCACTGTGGTCATCCAGCTGGCCAACATCGGCCCCCTCCTGGTCACCCTGCTCCATCACTTCCAGCCCAGCTGCCTTTCGGAGGTGCCCATCATCTTTACTGTGCTGGGTGTGGGCACCCTCGCCTGTACCCTCTTCGCCTTCCTCTGGAATGTCACCTCCTGGGTGCTGGACGGCCACCACAGCATTGCCTTCATGGTCCTCACCTTCTTCCTGGCCCTGGTGGACTGTACCTCATCTGTCACCTTCCTGCCTTTCATGAGCCGTCTGCCCGCCCACTACCTCACCACCTTCTTTGTGGGCGAGGGACTCAGCGGCCTCCTGCCTGCCCTGGTGGCTCTTGCCCAGGGCTCGGGTCTCACCACCTGTGTCAATGTCACTCAGCCATCAGACACCACCCCAAGCCCTGAGACCACCAGGAAGACGGTCTTCCCACAGGTACCTGGAGCATGACCCGCTACAGAGCTTCGTGCTTGGTCCCAGGGAAGACCACGCAGAGGGCTTGTGTTTCCCAGCTGTTGGGTAGACGGGTGTTCTTGACCTAGCCTCACTTCAGATCACCTACCTGGGGGAGCTACTGAAACAcagtaggggaggggaggcccacCCCAtccaaaacaatgaaataagACTCTCGGtagggggtgtgggggaggctTCTCTGAGATCCTTGAGGTCAGAAGTGTGTTGGAATCTGGAGTTTCAGATTTTAGAAACACCTGTCTCGGTCTGTAATAACACCTGAGACCTAGCAGTCTCACACAGTAACACCACCACCTACAGCCCGGGGGGCATTCGTGCCCAGTGGGCTGATGAAGACTATAAATAAACTACCTGCATTCAAGTATTGCCACCAACTGAGGCATGAAAAAAATCCTAACTTTCAGAGCTTTTCGCATCTCCAAGCTGCAAAATAGGGATGGTGAGcttgtatttattcaaaaatcCTCAGGTGATGCTAATGTACTGCCAGGGCTAAGAactgtagacttttttttttttaaagatttatttatttatttatttatttatttatttatttatttatttatttatgatagacatagagagagagagccagagacacaggaggagggagaaaccagctccatgccgggagctcgatgcgggactcgatcctgggactccagcatcacgccctgggccaaaggcaggcgccaaactgctgagctacccagggatccccagaactttAGACTTTAGACATTGTTTCAATGCCTAGTGCTGTTAAAATGTCCAACTTATTTCCAGTGGGTATTGGCAGACCCTTCACGTAACACCTGGCATTGTCCAAACTACAGTAGTCCAACAGCGGGTGTGAACCAGGGGCCCTGGGCTACCATACCCTGCCAGCACACCACTTTCAGTGTTTGAATTAGTTGAAGACaattaaatgttttgaaatttcaaGTGTATGGGATCTCCTGAGAAGAGATTTGGCCACACCAGGCCATGTCCACACAGGCAGCTTTGGGTGGGGCTGCCCCTCCTCTGACTATATCTGTGGCTGCCAGCCCTGGAGGGCAGTAGCGTGGGAAAAGGTAGAACTTCTAAGCCTGAAAGAAGCAAGTGGACTGGCCTTGCCACATACTCCCCAGGACCTTCAGGTTCAGAACCATCCTGATACCTCGAAACCCTCCAAAACTGGGGGTAGTGGTGCCCAGTGCACAGGGCTGCGAGGAGGCATGCACGAGCTGACACAAAGTGCTGGTGCCCAGTGAGCCATCAGCCCACATGAGCATTTATTATCACCTGAGTAATGTCCTGTGTCTGCTGCTCATCCCTCACTTATTAACAATGCATGCTATTTATTGTATATGATCATTAATACTGTTGTTACCTGTGTCCCGACATCCCCAGAGGATCTGACCGAgccttgttttgttctttcccAGGGAGCCAGCAGTACCTTCGTGTCTGATCTTATGGAGACGACGCGTTCCGCGGTCCATCTGGAAAGCCGCTACCTCCCGGCCAACTTCTCGCCCCTGGTCTTCTTCCTCCTGCTCTCCTTCATGATGGCCTGCTGCCTCActgctttctttctcctccagcGTCAGCCCAGGCCCAGGGAATCTTCCATAGAAGACCTCCTCACCTCCCAGGTCACACTCCACTCCATCCGGCCACGGGAAGGGGAAGACCTGGGCCCCCCAGGTCCAAGGCTTAGCAGCAAGATCCAGGGGCATCCAGAGGAGAAAACAGCCTCCGACCACCCAGCATACCTGGCCTTCATCTACATCCTGGTGGCCTTTGTGAATGGGCTCACCAACGGCGTGCTGCCCTCCGTGCAGACCTACTCCTGCCTGTCCTACGGGCCTGTTGCCTACCATCTATCGGCCACCCTCAGCTCCATGGCCAACCCTCTTGCCTGCTTCCTCTCCATGTTTCTGCCTCACAGGTCTGCCCCAGCTGGGCCTGGGGAACTCTTATTGGGATCCACTTCATTCTAGAAGTCAGAATTCCAAACCCCAACTCTCAGGTTGCACTTATAGAAAGTGGATTCTAGGGCCCCGGGATTCAAAGCCCAACTTGGCCACTTCCTAGCGAGGTGGTACTGAACAAATCACTTCACCTCTTTGTGCCTTGGGGatgctcatctggaaaatggggatgataataatagttCTACTTCTTGGGGTTGCTGGGAGCATCAAATGAGCTAATTCTGTAAAGACTTTAGAGCAGTACCTGTGCAAGGCATGTCCAGTGTAAGTGTTGACCAGCCACTGGCCCTTGAGGAGGAATGAGCAAGCAGGAGCTGAAAGGGTCGAATCCCCTGGTCTCTTTCCCAGGATTTCAGCCCTGTGCTCCTGTCTCCAGCTCATGCCGGCTCCTTTACAGCTGCAGTTCTGGAAGAGTGGCTAGGCAAATTGATAAGATGCAGATTGAGCCAGCCTAGATTGAGACCTGAGATTTCAAATTTTAGTACACAACCTAAGTGGCTCTGCTGCAGGGGCTCAGACCCTGGGAGGAGAAACACAGACTTTGGAGTCATGAGACCTTAGAACCTACAATGTCCCAGCCACGactctgcccccacctgccctcatGGTCCCCTCTGACATGCTCAtatcccctcccccagcccaggaaAGAGGGAGAATGAGACTAGGAGAGTTAGACAGAAAATGTAGCATTGTCAGAAAGCTGAGTTTTCTCTGTTAGGGCTTGAAACTGGGGAAGGAGGCTGGACATTTCTGGAAGCAGAAACAGAGGCCAGAGATCTGTGGGATATGAGGCACCCAGACTGTTAGAAACATCCAGTCTAGAAGCCAGGGACTCCAAGAATCCTGGAGCATAAAGAGTCCTTAGAGGCAGGGGCAGGCCCTCCTCTCCCACCCAAGACCACAGACCAGTCATGGTCTTCTGAAGAGCGTGCACAGGGAGGCCACAGGGTGACAACCCCAAATGAAGGACAGTATCCTCAGTTGTCACATAGAACCTACGTGGAAGGCCACCCATGGAATGTGTCCAGGCCAGCCATCAGGGCCCCTAGATCCTGTAGACCCCACGCTATAGATGACACCAGAAGGGAAGGGGTCAACTGAGGTTGCACAGCACATCCTGCAGTGCCAATGCCAGCCTCAAAGCCACCTCCTAGTCAGCTCAGCTTCCTGGCTGAGGTTGGGAAGGTTGCAGGAGGAAATGGCAGCAGACGAAACACTGGGTGGGGCCCAGGAGCAGGCCCTACAGGTTCTGACATCCCGGCAAGGCTCATTGCACAGGTGAGGAAGCAGGCTTAGGGAGCAGCTGCAGCTTAAATAGGAAATAGGATCTGAACCAGGTGCCAGTAGCACGGAGTCCATTCCGTTTCTCCTGCCACAAATGCTCAGAGTGACCTAGACTAGTCTTAGGAACCTTGCTGACCCACTTGAGCCAGGTGGCCTAGAAGTTTCCACATGgatctaacccctaaccctagaGATGCTGACCATTCTACACAGCAtccagggcaggggaggcagaggtCAGGTTTCTCAACTCCTACATTCACTCTTCTACTCTGTCCTAGGTCTCTGCCATTCCTGGGGGTCCTCACAGTGCTCGGGACTGGCTTTGGAGCCTACAACATGGCCATGGCTGTGATGAGCCCCTGCCCCCTCATGCAGGGCCACTGGGGTGGAGAGGTCCTCATTGTAAGTATCTGGCCTGGGAAGACGCCTCCCTCCTTACCCCTCAGCTAGCCAAGGCCCTTTCTACCCACCAAAGTCTTTGTGTTTGCTCCAGAAGGAAGTCCCAGATAGGGTTGGGCAGGGGGAGGACTGCTGCTCATTTGGGAATAGAGGCTTGGGAAGTTGAGGTGGCTGGTCCAAGGTGACAGTCCAGCCTCTCCCCTGAATGCCACATTCTTCTTGCCATGTGTACCTCAGCCCTGGCCTCCCAGATGCCCTTGACTCGCTCATGGGAGTCATTGGGCTCTCCTTTGCCCTAGGGGTGTGTGTCAACTCACCGGGGCCCCCGTAGCCCTAGGGTGTCACCCCCAAAGACTCTATTGAACTTCAAGGTTATTCCATGGGGTTCTCTTAGCCCAGTTAGGTCACCCTACAAGCACCCTTCCCCCCGGGGCTCGCCCCAAAGGCCCCTTCACGCCGCATCTCTGCCGCCCCGCACCCGCAGGTGGCTTCGTGGGTGCTGTTCATCGGCTGTCTGAGCTACGTCAAGGTGATGCTGGGCGTGATCCTGCGCGACCGCAGCCGCAGCGCCCTCTTGTGGTGCGGGGCGGCGGTgcagctgggctccctgctcggagcTCTGCTCATGTTCCCGCTGGTCAACGTGCTGCGGCTCTTCTCGTCCGCCGACCTCTGCAGCCTGCAGTGCTCCGCCTAGGACGCCCGGCGGCCTAGCACCAGGCCCGACCCGCTCCCGTGACTGACACCTGGAAACCCGGGCAGGGCACGTGCCCGGGGTCACAGGGCAGGCGGCGGAGAGCTGGGAGGCAGAGGCTTAGGACCTGGGCATCCCCGTCAACGCGCCTCTAGGACGGCGGAGAGCGCCGCAAGGCCTCCCGTGGGACCTGGGCCCGCAAAGCGCAGCCCCACCCCATGCCGCGTCACAGCGCCCGCAATTCCATTTCAGAACTTCTGTGGGCTCTTTAGAGAGAGCAGGTTTGCAGCACCCAGCTGGAGGCAGGCTCAGGGGCGTCAGAAGGGAAACTGCTGAGAGCGTGAGCTAGCCCTCacaggctgtgtgacctcggaGAAGTCACTTATTTCTCTGTACCTCGGTTTCCTAAAATGGGGATTGTGATAaatagcacctacctcatagGTTTAGCACAGGGACAAAGGTGAGAAGCGCCCAGCATGTAGCAAGCCCTCTTGGGCCATTTCCCAATCTGATGCCCAACAGAAATGACAAAAGGGACAGTCTACACAACCTAGAAgtggccagggtggctcagagacGACCCCTGCCCTGTAACCTTTTTCTCACTCTCCTCGCAGAGGAGCTTCTACAAGATAGATGGCGAAGGGTGGAATCCTGGGCGTCTTGACTCCTCAGTTCCCAAGATAGATGGACGCTGGACCCCACACACCCTTTCCTGTCACCCCTCCTGACCCATGAGGTTCTGCTCCTTGGAAAGTGGGTGACCTCCTAGCAGAGAGATGATAGGGGGAGGAACAACACCAAACCTCTAGAAGGGAGTCCAGTTCCTCCCCCACTCACCAAGCGAGGGAACCAGACCCTGGAAATCCTGGGAAGTCTGGGGAGAAGTGCATCTGCTACctattattttgttctcttttttacttttttttttagatggacATTCTCTGCTCTTACATTAATATCAGCCATCCCATAAAAATGTCTAACATGAACCTAAGATCAATATAATCAATTTTCAGTTCTAAGGTCAAGGCTAAGCTCAGAAATGAACAGAATCAAGTGCTTAGAGAATGTCTGGTTCTGGGACTTCTTTTCTTTGGTGGTTTGTTTGCTTGCCACCAGCcctccttttcatttattttgaatagaTAATGTAGTCACATGTtccagaaatcagaaaatataaaatgatgttcagcaaaaaaaattcctttcctcctgccccccatCTGCTCAGTTCCTCTCAACAaacacacccacatgcacacacacagtacTTTTATTAGTTTCTTGTTCACACTTGCAGAGATTATGCAAATACAAATATAGAGtctttttccagaaaaagtttCAGACTACTTTGTACCTTTATTTTCGCTCAACACTGAAAATGGAGAGAGGGCTCTGGTTCTTGATCATGACCACACAGTATTTCATTGCTTGGAGGTACCAAATTTATGCAACCAGCCCTCGTAGAAAGACATTTGAAGGTACTggagataaaatttaaaacaaaaaaaacaaaaaaaaacagaaaacctctccacaaaagtagaagaaaaagaaaacttttattacTGAATACACATTAAACCAGATTGTGGTGCACATCACAGACGGTCGGTAAATGGGCAGAAAGAAACCTGACTCCTCCACATCCTCCAGCGGGTACAGCCGACTATGTTTGTATTCTCAAACGATAGCTAGTTCTCAAATAAGGGTCACATGGTTCATCCTGAAAAATTCACCCGGTAATCAGGATGGCTGCCTGGATTAGCTATCTTGATctgcaggaaaaagaaattcatgtCTTTATGAGGAAGTTGCTTGCAACTTGAAGCTGAACACTAATGTTAGGTTCCTACCCTCCCCCAGAGACTAGGTGATGGGGGCACTGACTTTCTTCAAATTTATGTTACAGAGAGATGGCTCTTGTGTCGTGATCCTGGGTGGTAAAACTGATGAGAGGcttattcagctttttttttttttttttttttttaagacgtgAATACACCTGAAAGGAGCAGGGAAAGAATTTATAAGTTTTCTAAACTAAATGCtctaaggaaaggaagaggggatGGCTCCCTTTCTGGCATCAGGgagaatttttatttgcatttgccCTAACAagggcatttggattgttttcaatCGTTCCCTCCCAGAAAGGATGTTGGAGTAGATAATGAGCAAGGAGATGATCTCTCTCTGTACTgatgtgaaaagatgttccaaGATTAattacacagagagaaaggagatgcAGGAGAGCGTGCAGAGTATGGATGTAGCCATGCAAATGTGTTCTGTCAAGGACTAGGTGACAGGGCGAGTGACCTGGTATTTGGAAAAGGCACCTCCAGGAGTGATGTTGTACTTCTTTTCAAGAACCTGTCAGCCAtaagtatgttttctttggaaaagtgtccattcgggtcttttgcccatttttacttGTGTTTGGGCTTCCCTGGTTTTGCTTTCACCCACCGTCCTTGGAAGTCTTCGTGACATTGACAGCCTTCAAGTGAAAGTGCATGAGTCCACTCTCTACAACCTCTGCCATACAATGGGGACAATGAGAGCATCTCCCAGGGCGActgagtggcccagtcagttaagcgtcccagggttctgggatcaagccacacatgGTGCTATCTGCTCCTtggagagcctccttctccctctccctctgcctgccactcccccctgcttgtgatctctctctcaaataaattaaaaaaaaaaaaaagcctctcccaccccacccaggatTGCTGTGAGGGTTCATTGACCTAACAGATGCAATGAGCTTAGTACCACACCTGCAAACAGCAAGTGCTCGATAAATGTCATTAGAAGCTTCCACTTTCTGGGAACATCTACTAAGGACCCTGGAGGGCCCTtccacccccttccccctgccctccctgagcTTAAACCTGGTTGCTTTGGAGGCGACTGAGTCACGTGCCATCTCTGTGGTCCAATGAAATAAGTTCCCTGAAGAATGAGCTCAGAATTCCGGATTCAGCTTGGGGTGGCAGCAGATGGGCTTCCGCTAAGATGACCCCGAGCTGGTATCTCCAGGCAGTTGGAGGGAAGAGGGCAAAGCCAGAAGCAGAGGAGGgtgcattccaggcagaggaaactgCACTTGCaaatgcagggggtgggggggcagcagtCTGCATCAATCCAGCCCCTGAGTGGAGGCCAGCCTGGAGAGccgctggggggtggggggcagcctgccGAGGGAAGGACCTTAGAGGCCAAAGTTATGAAGGGGTAGAGGGTTGTGTTGGCCTATGTgaggtttgggggtgggggcggggtgtgtGTGATGACATTGCAAGGACCACAGCAGGTGTGAACAATCTCAGGAGCTCTGCGGCCACCCTGGGCAAAAAAAGCCAGGATAACATGAAGACTGAAATACACAATTTGTCCTTCCTGTTGGTCTCCTTAGAATTTTCTGGAGATGGATGAATGACTGAGCATAAGGTCTGTGTAGAAAACggacagaatgaaaaaaaaaagaaagaaagaaaacggaCAGAATGACCTTCCTTCCACCCCAGGGCAGTGGATGGGAGCTGAAGGGATATGAATATGGGAAGGGGTGGGGTCCTAGTCTCCACCCAGAGAAACAGAGCAAGAGGGGCTGCTCTAGTCTGAAGCTGGCTACCCAAACTCCCAAAAGGGGGATGGTCCCTGGAAGACATTCCCTCCCACCCTTTTTCTGGAGCAATGTACTCAGAGAGACATTTACCTCTGACCTCCCAGACCTCAGCACAGTGAGTGCCTCTCCCTGAGAAGGGTTCAGCAAAAGGTTAGGGGTGAGCGGAGTGGCACCTCCCAAGATGCACACACCCCGATTCCTGAAACCTACAAATATGCTACAGTGCATAGCAAAAGGGACCTTGGTGATGGAGTTAAGGTTACAGGCcttaaaacagattattttagaTTACCTGAGTGGGCCCAATCTAATGACATGAGACCTTAAAAGCTAAGAATTGGAAGAGATTCAGCAAAAAGGTAGGAAGAAAGAGGCAGCATCATAcaactcaaagaaagaaagaaagaaagaaagaaagaaagaaagaaagaaagaaagaaagaaagaaaacccagttaaaaatgggcaaaagacctgaacagacgtTTTTCCCAAGAAGACACACTTATGGCCAACAGGTTCATGAAAAAaagttcaacatcactcatcatgagggaaatgcaaatcaaaaccacaatgaggggcagcccgggcggctcagtggtttagcccagggcctgatcctggagccgcgggatcgagtcccacgtggggctccctgcatggagcctgcttctccctctgcctgtgtctctgcctctctctctctctctctgtatctcgaatgaataaataaatgaaaatcttaaaaaaataaaaaaaccacaatgagatatcacctgacacctgtTGGAATagctaatatcaaaaagacaagagatgacAGGTTTTGGTGAAGATGTGAAGGAGGAGCCCTCGTGCAccgttggtggaaatgcaaaccgGTGCAGCCCCTGTGGAACAGTATGGAGAtgcctcagaaagttaaaaaatagaaatacaataggATCCAGCTATCCCACTTTTGAGTATACATCTTAAGGAAATAACATAACTATATCAAAGAGCCATCTGCCCTCCCACATTCAtcgcagcattattcacagtagccaagacatggaaatgatcccagtgtccatccacagatgaacgggtaaagaaaatgtattatgtatccacaatggactattattcagccttttaaaaaaaggtaaatctggccatttgtggcaacatggatggacctggagggcattacgctaagtgaaataagtcagatagagaaaga harbors:
- the SLC52A3 gene encoding solute carrier family 52, riboflavin transporter, member 3 produces the protein MAFLIHLLVCTFGMGSWVAINGIWVELPLLVTELPEGWYLPSYLTVVIQLANIGPLLVTLLHHFQPSCLSEVPIIFTVLGVGTLACTLFAFLWNVTSWVLDGHHSIAFMVLTFFLALVDCTSSVTFLPFMSRLPAHYLTTFFVGEGLSGLLPALVALAQGSGLTTCVNVTQPSDTTPSPETTRKTVFPQGASSTFVSDLMETTRSAVHLESRYLPANFSPLVFFLLLSFMMACCLTAFFLLQRQPRPRESSIEDLLTSQVTLHSIRPREGEDLGPPGPRLSSKIQGHPEEKTASDHPAYLAFIYILVAFVNGLTNGVLPSVQTYSCLSYGPVAYHLSATLSSMANPLACFLSMFLPHRSLPFLGVLTVLGTGFGAYNMAMAVMSPCPLMQGHWGGEVLIVASWVLFIGCLSYVKVMLGVILRDRSRSALLWCGAAVQLGSLLGALLMFPLVNVLRLFSSADLCSLQCSA